The sequence CCCTTGTTTTTTCTGCTATAAAAGTGGCTCAACTGGACACCAGCGTATTGATCACTGATCATGATCCATATTTGCCATGCTGGGTAatgagaagaaaaggaaaattaaAACGCGCGTAGCAGCATGTTTGCGCGGCCGGAGGAAACGTTTTCGTGCTAAATCTGGTCCCATCTTTTCCAAGAGACGACgatgttttgtaaaaaataacagtgttgatgatttggggaaaaaactcCAGACCAATTTTAAACTTGACAAACTCAGcatgttttaataaaagaattatgtttttaatggctgtgccgtttttttttattattattccaccGCCATGCATGTAGCTCATTTTTCTGGATCCAGGATCACATTTTAATGCCATGGCTCCAGTTCCCAGTTCCAGGGgttggagagaggagagaagtggTCGGTCTTGGTGGGATCATCGGGGTGATAAAGTCGCCATTTGGCCGGATGGATGGCACCACCACCATCTTCTGCTGAGAAGCTGCAGGTCGGAGGACCTGAGAAGGTGGGGGTCGTTCTTCATCCTGACATGTGGCTTCGGTTACTGGTCAGGCGAAAGGTCCTCCTGCACAATTACCGACTCGCCTTTCCCCAGATCACCTTCACCCTGAACCCACGTGCAGGGTTCCAGGCTTGCAAGGTCAGGGGCTTTCATAGAACTTACACATAATAATTCACCTCGTTTCTCTCCTTTTCAATGACTACTGTATtacagttcatttttatttatatcgCCACAACACTCTAGTCCTCCACAAcgtttttttattgaacttAACCTAACTCGGCATTTGTATGtggacagaaaagaaagaagaaatatacttccTTCCGTGCACATGACAATAAACACGTTGGATCCTCGGACTACATGCTCAGAATATGCTAATGACCGTATTATTAGCATAATTGACAAATGAGCAGGTTGGATGTTGCTGTGGATGAAAGAGAATATTTGAATCACCACGGTGAAATAAAATTATGACGGTCCATCAGGGGGACGCCGCGCCGGTAGTACTCCACAGGGTGGCAGGACACGAGTTCCTTTTAATAGAAGCGTTTCTTAACGCGCATGGAGGACGGCATACGTTTTAAAATCTACAGAAGTCACGAGCTCccttctgtgttctgtgtgttcacTGTCATTTAGGTTTTGGTTAATaagatattatataataaataattaagaatTTGATATACATTTTGGATTTTACCTTTCAGCTGCACCACAAGACTGGTtggatattaaaaaaatatgtttagtCTTTTTTGTACACAGAGACGCATGGATTTTGCATACAGGAAGATCTTTTTATGGATATCTTCTACTGCACATTGGGCTCAACAAATTAAAACAGTCACAAATCTACGCTCAGTATCCCATCACAACACGGTTTTGCTCCCATTACGGGAGCAAAAATGAATTTGCACCATTTTAGCATATAAATACACTGGAATTAGTGAAAGTAAATAGTCATTCCTCATTAAAAcaatcatacaaaaaaaaaaaaacaataggaaCAAACAGTCCGTGGGGGAGAAATGCCACGCGTTccgtaaaataataaaaagttaagAACCTTGTGCGTGAACAGTTTTCTGGCACAGTCCGGCCGGGTCAGCGCTGCAGTCTGAACCGCGCCACCAGGGGCAGGTGGTCGGAGGAGTTGTGCTCGGTGGGCAGCCCGTTGGCCGCCTGGAGGACCGCCTCGTCCACCAGCGCCagcctggccagcaggagcAGGCCTCGGTCGCACGCCGCGCCCCGCCCTGCCAAGTACGGACCGTCAGTAAACACCGGGCGGGGCGCCGTTACGTCGGGCCCGGACTCACCTGACTGTACGGAGACGTCTCCCGCAGCCGGAGAGTAGAAGATGTAGTCCACGGTGATGGCCGTTTTTGAGTGACAGGTGGTGATCTCTTTTTTCCGTCCGTCTTTCAGGTAATGCGAGTAAACGGAGGCGAGATTCAAGCCGTGCTCGATCTGAGGCCTGttaatgcgcacacacacacacacacacacacacacagacagaactgCTTCATCACACTTGCATGTGGGGGAGATCAGGGGGAGACCAGAACAGTCCTGTCTCGCAATGCGGATGCGGTGGAGAACAGCAAGTCAGAGAGAGAAATCGCGCCtctcagatttacatttatatttacagcatttaccagacgcccttatccagagcgactacaatcagtagttacagggacagtcccccccggaagacactcagggttaagtgtcttgctcagggacacaatggtagtaagtgggatttgaacctgggtcttctggttcgtaggcgagtgtgttacccactgtaACTGACGTAAGATCGGTGGTCAggaccaaaccaaaaaaaaatcaatttttttgtatattattcAATTTAAAACCATATAAAATTTTCAACTGTGTAGCAGCATCTAGTGGTCAAAAGCGGCACTGCAGATTGACAAAAGTGCCATTTCATTATGCaatctgaaaatatatatatgtttgtgtgtgtgtgtgtgtgtgtatatatatatatatattttttttttttacttgtcttAAAACTTTTTCATACCTTTATTGTACTAGGTGGATAAAAGAGCTGTGCAAACTCACCCATGTGTAGCTGCCTTGGCTGGCACATCACTCTCACTCTCATTTGTCTCTGTAAAAAAATTCAAGTGATATTTGAGTATTCAGCACACATCAGTTAGGAGTAATTCAAGTAAACGAGAAAAGAACATCCGGACATTGTGCCTGGTCGCTTGCTCAATGTAACGCCAGCAAACACCAGCATCCAGACAACGCGCCATCAAACGCAATTTCGGGTCATTTCATACAGACGTCAGGTGAAAAGGTACCTGACGGGCGCTCCTCATACTGGCACTGCTGGCTGACGCCCAGGCTCGGAGGCCAGATGGGGACGTTGAGAAGCCGCTGGCCCCTGGGACTGTCCTCCTGTCCGGAcacctgcaggaaaaaaaaaacaacctcaaCACAGGCCACACCCACAATTCAAATGACGTAAAATAGTTCCTCTCGTGAGAATATGTTAGATGGGATTGCCCCGCCCACCTTGCCGATGGCCATGCCCCCGTAGTCCAGCCTGCGCTCCCGGATGAAGCTGTAGAGGGGAGACCCCGGCACGGAGTTGAAATCCCCGCAGAGCACCACGGGGCAGGTGCTCCCGTCGGCGAGGCGCGCCACGCGGCCCACCTCCGCCAGCAGCACGCCCAGCTGGGCCAGTTTGATGTCCCCTCGGCGCGGGTTGTACAGGAGGTGGGTGTTGGCCACGCACACCCTGGCGGCGGCCGCACCCGGCGGCGCGACGGGCTCCAGCAGCGCCACCAGGCCCACGTTGTCCCGGTCCATCAGGGGGACGCCGCGCCGGTAGTACTCCACAGGGTGGCAGGACACGAGGGTGAAGCGGTCGCGTCTGAACACCACGGCGCAGCCATCCGGCTTCTTACCCGTCCTCCTCTTGTACTCACAGTGGTAGCCTGCGATCACAACGGCCATAACTAACAAAGTTATTCAGTTCACACACAACGTGCCATGAGAATCTGGTGAAAAAGGTGAAACCTTCAACCCCAAACAAATATTAACGGTATAAATAAAGACACTTTTCAGAAGTCTGCATTGTAAACTCTTTTTCtgacttttatatatatacgcacacacacacacacacacacattgttaaacaatgtaataaatacaagAAATACACACAGTATATGGAAGGGAAAGAACCGTACGGGTGCAAGTAAAACATCAAATGTAAGCTCTTGGTTGCCTCTTTCTACTCGCCAAAtgacaaataaattcttaaatcattttaaatttacaCACAGAAGCTAAATGTTTTGGAATaaaatagggctgcacgatttgggggaaaaaaagacatattgcaattatcgagatcaatattgtgatatgccATATGATAaatgggggggcagtggtggcccccccatttggggcagtgggggcctagcggttaaggaagcggccctgtaatcagaaggttgccggttcgaatcccgatccgccaaggtaccactgaggtgccactgagcaaagcaccgtccccacacactgctccccgggcacctgtcatggctgcccactgctcactcaggatgatgggttaaatgcagaggacaaatttcactctgtgcattgtgtgctgtgctgctgtgtatcacatgtgaccatcacttcactttatttattattaaagggcacttgcttgtatatcaacgAAAAGTCGCATAAAAATTACtaacagtgaaatgtttaatttcaaagtgaaacatacaatcTACTTataacttgaaatgcccagtgctttcatacaatattctactaaattaaataatcacaaaaaaccctttacattactgtcgaacgacaaaccctggtaaaggctaaacaactgttttggccattataaaatccagtattagttcttacgtttaaccaaaacgttgtttggaggctgacttgaacacaggaa is a genomic window of Denticeps clupeoides unplaced genomic scaffold, fDenClu1.1, whole genome shotgun sequence containing:
- the LOC114772863 gene encoding protein angel homolog 2-like isoform X2, yielding MAVVIAGYHCEYKRRTGKKPDGCAVVFRRDRFTLVSCHPVEYYRRGVPLMDRDNVGLVALLEPVAPPGAAAARVCVANTHLLYNPRRGDIKLAQLGVLLAEVGRVARLADGSTCPVVLCGDFNSVPGSPLYSFIRERRLDYGGMAIGKVSGQEDSPRGQRLLNVPIWPPSLGVSQQCQYEERPSETNESESDVPAKAATHGPQIEHGLNLASVYSHYLKDGRKKEITTCHSKTAITVDYIFYSPAAGDVSVQSGRGAACDRGLLLLARLALVDEAVLQAANGLPTEHNSSDHLPLVARFRLQR
- the LOC114772863 gene encoding protein angel homolog 2-like isoform X1 translates to MAVVIAGYHCEYKRRTGKKPDGCAVVFRRDRFTLVSCHPVEYYRRGVPLMDRDNVGLVALLEPVAPPGAAAARVCVANTHLLYNPRRGDIKLAQLGVLLAEVGRVARLADGSTCPVVLCGDFNSVPGSPLYSFIRERRLDYGGMAIGKVSGQEDSPRGQRLLNVPIWPPSLGVSQQCQYEERPSETNESESDVPAKAATHGPQIEHGLNLASVYSHYLKDGRKKEITTCHSKTAITVDYIFYSPAAGDVSVQSGESGPDVTAPRPVFTDGPYLAGRGAACDRGLLLLARLALVDEAVLQAANGLPTEHNSSDHLPLVARFRLQR